The following coding sequences are from one Paenarthrobacter ureafaciens window:
- a CDS encoding NAD(P)-dependent malic enzyme translates to MSTETISPDNTTALVLTEEEIFKAHEGGKLTVSSTVPLNDKRDLSIAYTPGVAEVSRAIHADPKLARTHTWAERLVVVVSDGTAVLGLGNIGASASLPVMEGKSALFKTFGDLDSIPLVLNTTDVDEIIETLVRLRPSFGAVNLEDISAPRCFELEERLIEALDCPVMHDDQHGTAVVVLAALTNAAKVTNREIENLKVVVSGAGAAGIAIAEILLAVGVKDVVLLDSKGVINAERADLVADAGSVKARFAQRTNPRGVTGGPGEALTGADVFVGVSSSKLAEEHLKLMNDQSIVFALSNPDPEVLPEVARQHAAVVATGRSDFPNQINNVLAFPGIFRGALDAGARRITSEMKIAAARAIAQLAEEDLSADYIVPSPLDARVAPAVTAAVAAAVTK, encoded by the coding sequence GTGTCCACTGAGACCATTTCACCTGACAACACCACCGCCCTTGTGCTGACCGAAGAGGAAATCTTCAAGGCCCACGAGGGCGGAAAGCTGACCGTATCCAGCACGGTCCCCCTCAATGACAAGCGCGATCTTTCCATCGCGTACACCCCCGGCGTCGCCGAGGTCAGCCGCGCCATCCATGCAGATCCGAAGCTGGCCCGCACCCACACCTGGGCCGAGCGCCTTGTAGTTGTGGTCAGCGACGGCACGGCAGTCCTTGGCCTGGGCAACATCGGCGCAAGCGCCTCCCTGCCGGTCATGGAAGGCAAGTCCGCACTGTTCAAGACCTTCGGCGATCTGGATTCCATCCCGCTGGTCCTCAACACCACGGACGTTGACGAGATCATTGAAACCCTGGTCCGCCTCCGCCCGAGCTTCGGCGCGGTCAACCTCGAGGACATCTCCGCTCCCCGCTGCTTCGAGCTGGAAGAGCGCCTCATCGAGGCCCTCGACTGCCCCGTCATGCACGATGACCAGCACGGCACCGCCGTCGTGGTCCTCGCCGCATTGACCAACGCAGCAAAGGTGACCAACCGCGAGATCGAAAACCTCAAGGTTGTTGTGTCCGGCGCAGGCGCGGCGGGCATCGCCATCGCCGAGATCCTCCTGGCCGTGGGTGTCAAGGACGTCGTCCTGCTCGACTCCAAGGGCGTCATCAACGCAGAGCGCGCCGACCTCGTTGCCGATGCCGGCAGCGTCAAGGCACGCTTCGCCCAGCGCACCAACCCGCGCGGTGTTACCGGCGGACCGGGCGAAGCACTCACCGGCGCGGACGTCTTCGTGGGTGTCTCCTCCTCCAAGCTGGCCGAGGAACACCTGAAGCTCATGAACGACCAGTCGATCGTGTTCGCCCTTTCCAATCCGGACCCGGAGGTCCTGCCTGAGGTCGCACGCCAGCACGCAGCTGTTGTAGCCACCGGCCGCAGCGACTTCCCGAACCAGATCAACAACGTCCTGGCCTTCCCGGGTATCTTCCGCGGAGCCCTGGACGCCGGTGCACGCCGCATCACCTCTGAGATGAAGATCGCGGCAGCCCGGGCCATCGCCCAGCTTGCCGAAGAGGACCTTTCCGCCGACTACATCGTGCCGAGCCCGCTTGATGCCCGCGTGGCACCTGCCGTCACCGCGGCTGTAGCGGCTGCCGTCACCAAGTAG
- a CDS encoding DUF456 domain-containing protein — protein sequence MNAEVIVTILCGLAIAVGVAGVIIPILPGSILIGVSLLAWAIWGGAGTLGWVIFAIGMVFVVAGMAASAVLTGRKLMQHGIPNRSVLAGVVVGVVGMFVIPVVGLFVGFALGLLLSEVARTRDLRTAARTSLAALKATGIGILVEFGLACAAASTWVIGVWINAVNG from the coding sequence ATGAATGCCGAAGTGATTGTGACCATCCTGTGCGGCCTTGCCATTGCCGTGGGCGTCGCCGGAGTGATCATCCCGATCCTGCCCGGCAGCATCCTCATCGGAGTGAGTTTGCTGGCTTGGGCCATCTGGGGTGGAGCAGGGACGCTTGGCTGGGTGATCTTCGCCATCGGCATGGTGTTTGTGGTGGCCGGGATGGCTGCCAGTGCGGTGCTGACCGGCAGGAAGCTGATGCAACACGGCATCCCCAACAGATCAGTGCTGGCCGGTGTCGTGGTGGGCGTCGTGGGCATGTTCGTCATCCCCGTGGTGGGGCTCTTTGTGGGATTTGCGCTGGGTTTGCTGCTGAGCGAGGTGGCACGCACCCGCGATCTGCGGACCGCCGCGCGCACCAGCCTGGCTGCCCTCAAGGCCACCGGCATCGGTATCCTCGTGGAGTTCGGACTGGCGTGTGCGGCGGCCAGCACATGGGTGATCGGTGTGTGGATCAACGCGGTCAACGGTTAA
- a CDS encoding TetR/AcrR family transcriptional regulator: protein MSAANSLEPYSLDLTTGLPRMAAAPTTPRQLLRYARILRTAAGFAQRQFDTLSLSDVAARADVPLGTLYRYFPSTAHLMLAVYRQQLRELRDGVRQRQGNSHALAGLMKEIFHLRVMQPGVEHCLIRPAGKDSDTAQLLREIDALSEEVVNSLSKDPGKDPVKARILLHLVSGLVQAVRCRRLSLFEAEKDLKKACSLVAGE, encoded by the coding sequence TGGACCTGACCACAGGGCTTCCCCGCATGGCTGCCGCGCCCACTACCCCGCGGCAGTTGTTGCGTTACGCCCGCATCCTCAGGACGGCGGCGGGCTTCGCCCAGCGCCAGTTCGACACCCTGAGCCTTTCCGACGTTGCTGCCCGTGCAGACGTGCCCCTGGGCACTCTCTACCGTTACTTCCCTTCCACCGCGCACCTTATGTTGGCGGTGTACCGGCAGCAGTTGCGGGAATTGCGCGACGGCGTCCGGCAGCGGCAGGGGAACAGCCACGCCCTTGCGGGCCTGATGAAGGAGATTTTCCATCTGCGGGTCATGCAGCCGGGTGTGGAACACTGCCTGATCCGCCCCGCAGGAAAGGACAGCGACACAGCCCAGCTGCTGCGGGAGATTGATGCCCTGTCCGAAGAAGTGGTGAACTCACTGAGCAAAGACCCGGGCAAGGACCCCGTGAAGGCGCGCATCCTGTTGCATCTGGTGAGTGGTCTGGTCCAGGCCGTGCGGTGCCGGCGGTTGTCGTTGTTCGAAGCGGAGAAGGACCTCAAGAAGGCCTGCAGCCTCGTAGCCGGTGAGTGA